Proteins from a genomic interval of Prevotella sp. E13-27:
- a CDS encoding DNA adenine methylase: MKTPITYYGGKQQMAGIILGMLPKHKIYCEPFFGGGAVFFAKGPSFLEVINDKNDLIITFYKQCMVNFEALQMKIHTTLHSESEYNRAKRIYNNPKHHNKTDIAWAVWMVTNLSVMATPRGGWKRDNGTGGSHIGISMDGYRNSFTKKIHERLRHVQISCRDALDVIRERDTEDTVFYLDPPYINCDQKHYKGYEKKDFRELLEMLTEIKGRFILSCFWSDLLADYVERMAWNYQVFDKKCMIPALKGKPRRKQEVLVYNFDIEPSLFPIENL; the protein is encoded by the coding sequence ATGAAGACACCAATTACCTATTATGGAGGGAAACAGCAGATGGCTGGTATTATCCTGGGTATGCTGCCTAAGCATAAGATATACTGCGAGCCGTTCTTTGGTGGCGGTGCAGTGTTCTTTGCCAAGGGACCGTCGTTCCTGGAGGTGATCAATGACAAAAACGATTTGATCATCACCTTCTATAAGCAGTGTATGGTCAACTTTGAGGCGCTGCAGATGAAAATACATACCACCCTACACAGTGAGAGTGAATACAACAGGGCCAAGAGAATATACAACAATCCCAAACACCACAATAAGACCGATATCGCCTGGGCGGTATGGATGGTTACCAACCTGTCAGTAATGGCAACACCACGAGGAGGATGGAAACGCGACAACGGTACAGGTGGCAGCCATATCGGTATATCGATGGATGGGTATAGGAACAGCTTCACAAAAAAGATACATGAACGCCTGAGACATGTGCAGATATCATGCAGGGACGCACTGGATGTTATCCGTGAGAGGGATACAGAAGATACTGTTTTCTATCTGGATCCGCCTTACATCAACTGCGATCAGAAACACTATAAGGGCTACGAAAAGAAAGACTTCCGCGAGCTGCTGGAAATGCTTACGGAGATAAAGGGCCGATTTATATTGAGCTGCTTCTGGTCTGACCTGCTAGCTGACTATGTGGAAAGAATGGCCTGGAACTATCAGGTGTTCGACAAAAAGTGTATGATACCTGCTCTGAAAGGGAAACCACGACGTAAGCAGGAAGTTCTGGTGTATAACTTCGATATCGAGCCGAGCTTATTCCCGATAGAAAACCTATAA